CCACGTGGCCCTGCCGCTGGTGCTGCTAGGCGCCTGGGCGCTGGCGCGGGTGTTGCGCTGGTGGCAGCGCCGCGGCTTCCCGATCGCAGCGCTCGAAGGCGAGCCATCCGGCAATGGCGCAAGCCCGGCCCATGCCGGCTGGCGCACGATCTGGGATGGCGCGCTGCTGCTGTACCTGGCGATCGTCGCGGTGATCTGCGGCCTGCTGTTTCTGATCGTCGCGATCGTCAGCCGGGCCGCCGACGACCAGCAGTACGCCGCGCCGTATATCTTGCCCGGCGCGCTGCTGTTGCTCGGCGCGCTGGCGCTGTTTGGCGGGCTGCTGCGCGGCTGGCGCTGGTCGATCGGCGCGCTGGCGCTGGCGCTGACGCTGTTTGGCGCGCTGTTTAGCGTGCGCAGCGCCTACCAGCTGAGCTATCGCTACGGCGACGACGCGCGCGAGCTGCTGATCTTCGTGCAGACCACGCCCGACGTTACACGGGTGGTGCGCCGGCTGGAAGCTGCCGCGACACGCCGCAACGGCAACCTGAAGGTCTGGTACGACAACGAGACGATCTGGTCGTGGTATATGCGCAACTTCAAAGACGCGCAGCAGCAGCCGCCAGCGCTGCCCACCCCCGGCGACGACGTGATGGCCGTGGTGCTACTGCAAGAGAATATCGACAGCAACCCGCAGAACCTGCAGGCGCTGCAGGGCTTCCGTATTCAGCGCTACCCATTGCGCTGGTGGAACCCCGAGCAAGAGCTGTACCGGCTGCCGCCCGACTGGGCCGGCGCCGAGGTGACGCCGGCATCGCCGCTACTGCTGCGCCTGCTGCGCAACCCGCTCGACGGCCGGGCCTCGGCGCAGTTCTGGCAATATCTGCTCTACCGGCAGCTGCCGGCCGCGCTCGGCTCGACCGACTTCGTGCTGGCGGTGCGGCCCGAGCTGGCCGACGAGATCGGCCTGGGCACCGGAACCGAGCAACGTTAGTCGGCGTTTTGAGCGCTTAACCTGGGGAACGCTATGTCTGCCATCCCGCGCGAAAACCGTGAATATGCGGCGCCTAAGCTGCTCGACCGCGCGCTCGACACCTCGTGGCTGAATCTCGAGCTCGTGGCGTTCGGCCTGCTGGTGCTGCTGAGCATCATCGTACACCTGTGGGCGCTCGGCCACATGGCCATGCACCACGACGAATCGGTGACGAGCTGGACCAGCTGGCGCTACTACACTGGCGCGAGCGGCTTCAACTGCGCGGGCGGGCGAGTGGCGCCCAGCTATTGTTACGACCCGGTGTACCACGGCCCGGCCTACTACGTGCTCTCGCTGTTCTCGTTCTTCCTATTTGGCGACGGCGAAGCCCAGGCGCGGCTGCCCGAGGCGCTGGCCGGCATTCTGCTGACGATCTCGGCCTGGATGCTGCGGCCGTACTTTGGCCGCAGCGGCACGCTGATCGCAGGCGCGCTGCTGACGTTCGCGCCCACGCTGCTATACTTCACGCGCTTCTCACGCCACGACGCGCTGATCTTGCTGTGGGCCTTCTGGATGGTGATCGGCGTGTTCCGCTATATCGACAGCGCGCGTCCCCGCTACCTATACCTGTTCGCCGCCGCCACGGCCCTGGCCATGGCCACGCACGAGCTCTACTACATTCTGTTCTTCCTGTTCGGCTCGTTCCTGCTCATCCGCGTGGCCAGCGAGCGGCTGCCGCGCCGCCAGCTGCTGATCGGCCTGGCGGTGGCGCTGGCGGTGGGGCTGGTGCTGATGATCATGAACCCGCCGATCACCGCGCAACTGCGCGGGGGTGGGATCGGCCTGCTGTTTAGCGTGGTGCTGGGCATGGCCCTGCTGATGCTGCGCGTCTGGCCGGACGAGCCGCGTTTCAGCGATCGGATCGCCGCACTGTGGAATGCAGAGCGCTATGTGCTGTGGACTGCGCTGGGCATTCTGGTGGCGCTGTTCGTGCTGCTGTTCAGCAACTTCTTCACCGATGTGCGCGGCGTGCTCGATGGCCTGTACCAGGGCCTGGCCTACTGGCTTGGCTCGCAGCACGAGTATGCGCGCGGCAAGCAGCCCTGGTACTACTACCTCATGCTCCTGCCGGTGTACGAGCCGGTCGCGCTGCTCGGCTCGCTCGGCGCGGCGTCGCTGCTGTTTGCCTGGGGCCGTGAGCGCCTGGCCGCGCTGCTGTGGATGATCGTCGGCGCGCTGGTGATCTATGGCGCCGGCCTGTTTGGCGGGCTGGGCATGCTGATCAGCCTCGCGCTGATCGGCCTGGTGGTGTATCTGTTCGTCAGCGGCTGGTGGCGCGGCCCAATCGCCGCACCGGCCCGCGCCACTGTGGCCGGCCCGAGCGACGCGGACGCGCTGGATGACGAGCCGGCTGGTGCGGACGACGCAGATGAAGCGGCCGAGCCGGCTGTGCCACCCCAGCCCGCGCCGCTGTTCCCGCTGTTCCTGGCGTTCTGGTTTGTTGGCGCGCTGGTGGCGTTCTCGTGGGCCGGCGAGAAGATGCCCTGGCTGGTGACGCACATCGCACTGCCCGGCAACCTGCTGGCGGCATGGGCGATCGGCCGCATGATCGACGCGCTCGACTGGCGCGCCCTGCCGGGCCGGCTGGCCGGGCTGATCCCGGCCGCGCTGGTGCTGGCGCTGGTGGCCGTCAGCGTCGCGCTGTGGCGGATCGGATCGGCCGGCGAGGGCCAGGCCGGCCAGGCGGCCATGCTCCAAGCGATCGTGCCGCTGCTGATCGCCGGGCTGCTGATCTTCGGCCTGCTATCGATCGGCCAGCAGGTCGGCGGCCGCGCGACCCGGATCATCTGCGCGCTGACGCTGTTCGGCCTGCTGGCGGCCTATAGTGTGCGCGCAAGCTGGATGGTGGTGTACGACCACCCCGACACGCCGGTTGAGCTGCTGGTCTATGTGCAGAGCCCGCCCGACGTGCCGCTGATCGTCGGCGAGCTGCGCACGCTGGCGATCAACCTGACCCGCAACCGCCGCACGCCCGAGGACCCGACCGGCGGCCATACCATGCCGGTGATCATGGATGCGGGCGACGAGAATAGCGAGGGCAGCCTGGCCTGGCCCTACCAGTGGTACCTGCGCGATTTCCAGCGCATCGAGAGCCGCAAGGCCGATGTGTTCCAGAATGCTACCGCCGACTCGTTTCTGGTGCCGGTCGATCGCAACCAGCCCGACGGCGAGAAGGAGTTTGCGCCGGTTGTGATGGTGTACGTGCCGCATATCACCGACGCGACTCGCACGGCGCTCGAAGAGAATTATGTGAAGCGCTACGACTCGAAGCTGAACTGGTATTTCCCCGAGGGCGATCTGAGTGGCTGCGACCCACGCCAGGCCGGCTACAAGCGCTTCTACTACAACAGCAGCACCATCGCCCAGGCCAAAGCCGACACGCAGTGCCAGAACCTCGACGTGGCTACGCTGCCGTACGAGCCGTTCTACGCGCCGCTGCTGTGGCCGTTCCGCCCCGAGAACTTCAATACGGTTAAGGATTATCTGCTGTACCGCCAGCTGCCCGACCCGCTGCAGGTGTATGGGCGCGAGATGCAGGTGTGGGTGCGTAAGGATCTGGTGGCGAGCAGCGCGGAGGTGGGTGCCACCAGTAACGCCGGCGCAGTCAAGCTGGTGGCCGAGCAGGTGATCGGCAGCCCCGGCAGCGGCGATGGCCAGCTATCCGACCCGCGCGGTATCGCCGTTGATGCGCAGGGCAACCTGTACGTAGCCGACACCGGCAACCAGCGCATCGAGGTGTTCGACGCGCAGGGTGTGCCCAAGTTTGCAGTCGGCTCGCTCGGCAGCGGCGCGGGCCAGTTCAACGAGCCGCGCGGCCTGGCCGTCGATGCCCAGGGCAATATCTACGTGGCCGATACCTGGAACGCGCGCGTGGTCAAGCTCGACTCGACCGGCAAGTTTTTGAAGAGCTGGGGCACCGGCAACGATATCGGCAACGGCCGCAGCGCCATGATGACCGATGGCAGCGAGGCCGGCAATAACGCCGCACCGCTCGGCTTCTACGGCCCGCGCGGCGTGGCCGTCGATGCGCAGGGTACTATCTATGTGGCCGATACCGGCAACAAGCGGGTGGTGGCGACCGACAGCGAGGGTACCTACCTGTACCAGTGGGGCCATGCCGGCAACGAGCCGGGCGCGTTCAACGAGCCGATCGGTATCGCCGTCGATGCCCAGGGCGATGTGTACGTGGCCGATACCTGGAATGGGCGCGTGCAGGTGTTTGGTCGCGATAGCAGCGGCAAGGTTGTTGCCACACCCAAGGCGACATGGCGGGTGCCTGGCTGGCAACCCAACACCTACGACGACCCATACATCGCCGCGAGCAGCGACGGCCAGGTGTTCGTCAGCATTCCGAACCGCGACCAGGTGCTGTACGCCACTGTCACCGGCGAGCAGCTGTTGCGCTGGGGCGGCAAGGGCAACGACTTCGCCTCGCTGACGCTGCCTAGCGGCGTGGCGGTTGGTAGCGACGGCATGGTGTATGTGGTTGATCGCGGAAATAATCGGGTGATGCACTTCAAGCTGCCCGCCTCGGGGCGATAGCCTACCTGGTTGCCGGTTGGCGGGTTGCAGGTTGCGGGTTGCAGGTTGCGGGTTGCAGGTTGCAGGTTGCAGGTTGCAGGTTGCAGGTTGCAGGTTGCAGGTTGCAGGTTGCAGGTTGCAGGTTGCAGGTTGCAGGTTGCAGGTTGCAGGTTGCAGGTTGCAGGTTGCAGGTTGCAGATTGCAGGTTGCAGGTTGCAGGTTGCAGGTTGCAGGTTGCAGGTTGCCGGTTGCCTCGGATTCCTAACCTTCTAACCTTCTAACCTTCTAACCTTCTAACCTTCTAACCTTCTAACCTTCTAACCCGTTGGCAGGCAGCAGCACGACACGGCACGTCGGGCTATTGCGTAAACACTCACCTGTGCTGCACACTGCAATAGCGCATGGCCCAGCCCGTGCCGGCGCCGCCCCACCGGCGCAAACCATACGCCCACCGGCACAGCGCCCCACGAAAATTGCCCCACGTGCGCCTAAGAAATGGTATACTCATGCTGCAGTGCGGCATAAGCGACATAATCCTCGGTCGCCGATGATCAGGAGTGGTGACGAACGTATGGCCGATGATCTGCGCATCCGGACACTGGGGCCGCTGACGCTCGAGCGCGGCGCGCAGGTGCTGCCCGAGCGGATCTGGCGCTCGCGCCAGGAGCGCCGCCTGCTCGGCATTCTGCTATCGGCACGCGGCCGCAAGGTCTCGACCGACCGGCTGATCGGCTGGCTGTGGCCCGACGCCGACCATGGCGCGGCTGCGACGACTCTGCGCAGCACGGTGAGCGCGCTGCGCCACATGCTCGAGCCAGCCAGCGGGCGCGCTTCGTCGCGCTATATCCTCACCCGGCCCGGCGGCTACGCCTGGAATTCTGCCGGCGGCGCCTGGATCGATGCCGAGGCGCTGCTGGCGCTGCTCGACGCGCGCGACCCCCGCGGCGACGACCAGGCGGTCCAGGCGATCGAGCAGGCGCTGGCACTGTACCAGGGCGAATTCCTGGCCGACGAGCCCGACGCAGCCTGGGCCGGGCCGCTGCGCGAGCTGTTGCACGAGCGCGTGCTTACCGCACTGCACGATCTGGCCGAGCTGCGGCTGGCACGCGGCGAGTACGACGCGGCGATCGTGCTGGCGCGCCGCGGCCTCGAGCACGACCATCTGCGCGAGCCGCTCTACCGCACGCTGATGCTGGCCCAATCGCGCGCGGGCGATCTCTCGGGCGCACTGCAGACCTACGAGCGCTGCCGGCGCGCGCTCGACGATGAGCTAGGTGCCGCGCCTTCGGCCCAGACGCGCGCCCTCCACGCTGCGCTGCTGCGCGACGAGGCCGACTCGGAGGCGCGCGCACCGAAGCCCGGCCCGGTGGCCGCCCGGCCACCCATCCTGCCGGCGGCCGTGTCGCCATTTGTGGGCCGGGCCGACGAGCTGGCGACACTGCGCGGCTGGATCGCTGCGCTCGATCAGCGCGGCGGCGGGGTGCTGGCGGTAGTCGGCGAAGCCGGCATCGGCAAGACGCGCCTGATCGACGAGGCGCTGCACTCCTCGCGCGCCGATACGCTGACGATCGCATTGCGCTGCACCACGCTCGAGCGCGGCCTGCCATTTGCCCCGCTCAGCGAGGCGCTGCGCTCGCTCTTGCGCGCCGCCCCGGCCGACCTGCTGCGCCGCCTGCCGCCGGTGGCACTGGCGCAAGTGGCCGACCTGCTGCCGGTGCTGCGCGAGCGCCTGCCCGATCTGCCGACGCTGGCAAGCGTGCGGCCGGGCGAAGGCCGCAACTACCTGCTCGATGGGCTGGTGGATGTGGCGCTGGCGCTGGCCCGCGAGCGGCCGCTGATCGTCTGGTGCGACGATGCGCAGTGGGCCGATGAGGCGACGCTGGCAGTGCTGGGCCGGCTGGCCCGCCGCGCGCCGCGCCGGGCACTGCTGGTGATTCTGGCCTACCGATCCGAAGAGCTGGTCGAGAACACGGCGCTGCACCAGCTGCTGCGCACACTTGGCCGCGAGATGTCGCTCCACCCGCTGGTGCTAGGCCGCCTGGCCGAGCGCGATGTCGCCGAGCTGCTGGCCGGCCTGGCCCACACCGCCCCCGAGCGCGTGGCGCATCTCAGCCCGCGCCTGAGCGCCGCCAGCGGCGGCAACCCGTTGTTCCTCGCGGTGGCGCTGCAGTCGCTGGTCGAATCGCACGGTGCGCAGTCGCTGGCGGCGCTGTTGCCCGCGCTAGGCGCCGGCGCGCCGCTGCCTGACCTCGCCAGCGCGCCGCCGCTGCGCGATCTGGTGCTGGCGCGGATCGATCGCCTGCCCGGCCCCGCGCGCGAGCTGCTTGAGCAACTCGCGGTGATCGGCCGGCCGGCCTCGCTCGACCTGATCGAGCAGATCGCTGGCGCGCCGGCGCTCGCGGCCGCGCAGATCTTGCTCGAGCGCCAGTTTGTAGTCGAGACCGCCGACGGGCGCCTGGAGTTCGGCCACGATCTCGTGCGCTCGATCGTCAGCGCCACGCTGTCGTCGCCCCAGCGCCGGCTGGTGCATCGCCGTGCCGCCCTGGCGATTGCGGCCCTGCATGGCAGCGCGCCGGGCGGCGCGGCCGAGCTGGCATTTCATTTCGAGCAGGCCGGGCGCGGGGCCGAGGCCGAGGTGCTGCGCTACGCAATCGCGGCCGGCGAGCACGCGCGCCGCTCGTTTGGCTACCGGGCCGCGCTGGCGCACTACGACACTGCGCTGCTCGCGGCCGACCGGCTGGGGTCGCGGGCCGAGGCCGATGCGGTGCGCCGCGCCTTCGCCGGCCGGCTGCTGATGCTCGAGGCGCTGCTCGATTGGGATGGCGTGCTCGCAACCAGCGCACAGTACGAGCGCTGGGCCGGCCAGCACCCCGGCGTGCCGCCGCTGCTCGCCCCCCGGCGCCTCTCGGTGTTGCGCGCGCTGATGGGCGACCTGGCCGGCGCGGCGGCGCTCAGCAGCCAGCACGTGCGCCGCCAGGCCGATACGCCGGCCGCGCTCGCCGATCTCCAGCAGCGCACCGCGATTATTTTGCAGCCGGTTGTGGCAGAGGATGCTGGGAAACAGAAGCCGTCGGCGGCTGGGGCGTTCATACCGTTTCGATTGGCCGCACCCCCGCCTGGTACGCCTGCCGCAGATCTGCCCGAGCTGCTAGGCGCCGAAGAGGCGGCGCTGGCGCTGTTCCAGGTGGGCTGGGCCACGCTGATGCAGGGGCTGCTGCCGGCGGCCGAGCCATGCCTGCTGCAGGCCTACGAGCTGGCGCGCGACACCAGCCAGGCCGCGGTCGCCGTGATCAGCGCGCTGCAGCTGGCGCACCTCAATGCGCTGCGCGGCGACCATACCGCCACCGAGCATTGGATGTCGGACAGCCTCGACACCGCCCAGCGCGCGCCCGAGGCAGCCTGGGCCTCGATCTGGCCGCAGATCCACCAGGCCTTCCTGCTGCTGCTCGATGATCAGTTCGCGGCCGCGCATGCGCGCTTCGAGCATATGGACGCACAGCTGCGCGACCTGCCAACCTTCCAGTCGCACCGCGCTAGTGTCGAGGTTGGGCTGGGGCTGCTCGACATGGCGGCGGGCAACCTGGTGCGTGCGCAGGCGCGGCTGCAGGCCGCGCTTACCACGCCGCAGCTGCTCTACGGCTTTGTGTATGCCGCTGCGCAGCACGGCCTGGCGCGTATCACGGCGCTGCGCGGCGATCTGCCCGAGGCCCGCGCGCGCCTGGCGCACGCGCTGGGCTATAGCGCGCGCCGGCAGCTGCTGCCCGAGTATGTGCGCACGGCGATCGAGATCGCGCGGATCGAGCGCGACTTCGGCGACCCCACCCCGGCGCTGCCGCTGCTGCGCTATGCCGCCGGCCTGGCCGCCACGGCCGGCTTCACCCCGCTGGCGGCGGCGGCTCAGGCGCTGCTGGCGCGCCTGGGCGGCTAGAGTTTGCCGCCTGCCAGCTACAAACTGCCATCGCCCCGCAGCCACCAGATCCGCTCACCATACTGCGCGCCGGCTGGCGCCACGCTGGCGGCGTAGTCGCTGATCTGCCGCTCCATGCCCGCAGGCCCGCCAAACAGCTCGCGCAGCTGGCTGGCGTAGGCATGGATGGCGTGCAGCTTCTGCGGCAGCGTCGCGTCGATCGGCCGGGCCAGCGACTCGAGCGGCTGGCCGGCCAGCTGGGCCATGCGCGTGCCGAACGTGCCGGCCCACGCCACATATGGCAGATCTTCGTAGAAGCGCACGCGCCCCGCCAGAGCCTCCCGGCTGGCCGCGTGGGTGATCAGGTGGTCGACATGCAGGCCAATGCCCATGGGGGCGTAGAATGTCGCGCCGGGCATCCCTGCGGCCAGCTCACGCAGCAGCCCGGCCAGGTCGGCGAACAGTGGATCGTTGGCGGCGGGCTGGTTGAACAGCGACTCGCGGGTGTTATAGGCCTGTGGAAAGCGGTAGATCGCGTCGAGCCGGCCGGCCAGGTAGTAGTCGAGGTGCAGCCGCTCCATCGCCAGGTGCTCTTCGGCCAGGCGCGCGGCCACCGCATCGGCCGGCGATAGGCCCCACTGGCCGTGGAATTCGTCGGCCAGCGCGCTAAATGGGCCGGCCGGGTTAGGCGCGGCGCTACACAGTGTGATCGACAGCACCCGCTCGCCGGCCGCAAGCTGGGCCGCGATCGAGCCGCCGCACGAGAGCGCGGTGTCGTCGAGGTGTGGCGAGAGGTAGACGTGATCGTAGGTATTGCTCAGGTGGGCGAGATCATCTATTTGCACGGGTATACTCCTCGTTCGTCAGTTGGCCCTGCAGCACTGAGAGGCTGCCCGAAAAGCCCGGCGATCATGTTTACCTTCTTTTGGCAGTGTGTAGCTCCCTTTTCAGGCTGCCTCTCAGTAACAGGAGTTACGTGGTCGCCCGCGTCTCGGGCAATGCCTGCCTGCGGCAGCGCGGTACGGCAGCGTGTGGGTGTTCGGTTGTGCGCGCTACGCGCGCACAACCGAACACGCGAGAGCAGACACGAACCATGCTGCCGCCGGCAAACACACCGACTGCGTACATCCCGTCAGTCAAAGACCAGGCTGCTGTTCTTGGGAGGGCGTGCGCGCCTCCAGGACTTCCAGCTATTTCCGAGAGCATAGCAGAAATGACTAGCGCGTCAGCGTCACCTTCTTCAGCCCGCGTGGCCGGTCGGGGTCGCCGCCACGTGCGGCCGCCAGGTGTAGCGCCAGCGCCTGCCCCGGCACGATCGCGGCGATCGGGCTGAGCCATTCGGGCAGGTTGCCGCCGATCGGCATCAGCGCATCGGCGTAGCGCGCGGCCTCGTCGGCGTCGGAGATGATCAGCAGCTCGGCGCCGCTGGCCTTCAGGTTGCCAGCTAGATCGGCCATGTCGGCGAATGTTGCGCCGCGCGGCATCACCAGCAGCATCGGCAGGCCCTCGCCAACCGTGGCGATCGGGCCGTGGCGGAAGTCGGCCGACGAGTAGGCCGCAGTCATCACATAGGTCAGCTCTTTGAGCTTGAGCGACAGCTCAAGCGCCGTGGCAAAGTTGAAGCCGCGCCCGATCAGGCTGTACTGTTCGACCATACGGTGGCGCTGGGCCAGCGCCGCAATCGCGGGCGTGCCGGCCAGCGTGGCGGCCAGCGCCGCCGGCAGCAGCTGTAGCGCGGCCTGGTGCTCGGGCCGCCGGCTCCAGGCCGCCGCCAGCATTGCCAGCACCGTCAGCTGGGCCGTGTAGGTCTTGGTGGCGGCCACGCTGCGCTCGGGGCCGGCGTGCAGCTCGATCACATGATCGGCCACGCGCGCCAGTGGCGAGGCGCCGTCGTTGGTGATCGCCAGCGTCGGCCGGCCCTGGCGCTTGCCCTCTTCGAGCACCGCCACGATGTCGGGCGACTGGCCCGACTGCGAGATCCCGACGATCAGGGTGTGCGCCAGGCGCGGCGGGGTGTGGTAGAGCGTGTAGAGCGCCGGGGTGGCCAGCCCGACCGGGTAGCCGGCCAGCGAGGCCCAGGCATACTTGGCGTAGATCGCCGCGTGATCCGAGGTGCCGCGTGCGGCGATCAGCACGTGCTCGAACGGCGGCAGATCGGCGACGATCCGCCCCACTCGCGTGTGCTCGCGCTCGAGCAGCCGCGCGATTACTTCGGGCTGGCTGTGGATCTCTTGTTCAAGAAATGTGCTCATGGTGTTACCTTTGTGTGCTGAGGCGCGGCCAGCGCCTGGATCGATCAGTCTGACGTGGTAGGCCGCTACGATGGCTGGTGGCCCAGGCCATGCCCGATCGGGTAGAGCCCTGGGATCGACACTGGCAGGCGCCCGGCCGGTTCGATCCGGCCAGTCAGCACCTGCGCCAGCGCGTCGAGCGCCGGCGGCAGAATGCTATAGCTGCACAGGTAGGTTGGTGCGGCCGGGTAGGCCGCCAGATCGTAGGGTGTGCGCAGCGCCACCGCGATGGTTGGGGCCGGGCCATCCAGCAGGGCGCGCACCAGCCCGGCCTGGCCCGCGCCGGCTACCGCATTGATCGTGCCGACGATCACCAGGTCGTAGCCGGCAGCCCAATCGCGCGCCGCCGCGATCTGCGCTTCGTCGGGCGCGAACGGCAGCACCAGCTCGCCGACCGCCGGGTGGTAGCGGCGCAGCGCGGCCGCCAGCTCGCAGCGTATGTGCGACGAGGTGTCGGCCGGGGTCAGGTCGGCCGGCTGCGGCACGATCACCGCCACGCGCTGGGCCGGCGCGAGCGGTAGCAGGCCGGCGTGGTCGCGCACCAGCGTGATCGCGCGCGCGGCGATCTGGTGTGCCAGCGCCTGGTGCTCGGCGCAACCCACCACCGCCAAGTCGGGCTGCGGCTGAGCCGCCAGCCAGTGCTTGAGCGCCAGCACGCGCCCGGCCGAGGCCAGCACATCGCCGGGCGGCAGCAGCGCGCGCCGCGTGGCGTGCAGCAGCCCGGCATAGATCTGTTCGTGCGGCGAGGCCGGGCCAAGCAGCAGCAGGTCGATCCCGGCAGCCGTGGCGGCCAGCGCGTCGATCAGCAGCCCATCGCCCTGCGCGATTGCGTGCATGTCGAGCGCGTCGCTGACGATCACGCCGGCGAAGCCCAGCTCGCCACGCAGCAGGCCCCGCAGTATGGCCGGCGCGAGCGTGGCCGGTAGCGCCAGCCCGTCGGTGAGCGCAGGCGCGGCTACGTGCGCGCTCATCACCAGCCGGGCGCCGGCCGCAATCGCCGCCTGAAACGGCGGCAGCTCGACCGCGCGTAGCCGCTCGGCGTCGTGCGGCAGCAGCACCGCGCCGGCATGCGTGTCGCTGGCGGTGTCGCCATGGCCGGGGAAGTGCTTGATCGTGGCGGCCACACCGGCGGCTTGCAGGCCCCGCACCATCGCGGCCGCCAGCTCGGCCACGCGCGCGGGGGCCTCGCCAAACGAGCGAGCGCCGATCACCGGGTTGAGCGGGTTACTGTTCACATCGCAGCAGGGCGCGTAGTTCACATTCACGCCTACCGCCGCCAGCTCGCGCCCGAGCACCTGCCCGCAGCGCTCGGCCAGCTCGGCCGAGTCGGTGGCGCCAAGTGCCAGGTTGCCGGGGAAGCGGGTCATGCCGCCGTCGATCGCCATAAGCTGGCCGCCCTCCTGGTCGGCGCAGATCAGCAGCGGTGGCCGGCCCGCCGCCGCTGCGGCGCGCTGGAGCGCGGCGGTCAGCGCGCGCACCTGGGCCACATCGGCAACGTTGCGTGCCCGAAACAGCGTCACGCCGCCGATGGCATGCCGGGCGATCGTGGCCAGCAGCTCAGGCGGCGGGCTAGTGCCATCGAAGCCTAGCAGCAGCTTCTGGCCAACTGCATCGGCCAGGGTGTTGTCGGTCGATTCGTGCATGGCTGCCTTACCTTTAATCAAGCTGTTCGCACACGCTGCCTGCCAGCAGCTGCTGGTAGATCGCCGTGTCGATCTGGCCGCCCCCAACCGAGAGTGCGTTAGCCGCACCGGCCGCCACGGCCTGGCACAGCGCGGCCGGCGCGGCCTGGCCGCGCACGAGCGCTACCACCAGCGCCGCCAGAAACGCATCGCCACTGCCAACCGAGCTGACCACGCGGATGGCCGGCGGTTGGGCGTGCCAGCTGCCCTGCTCGTTGGCCAGCACTGCGCCTGCGCCACCCAGGGTCAGCACCACCGCCGCGCCGGTGCGGCGCTGCAGCTCGCGTGCGGCCGCCAGCGCCGTGTCGGGCCGGCCAAGCGGCGCGCCCACCAGCGCGGCGGCCTCGTCGGCGTTGACCTTGATGCTGGCACCGCCCGCCTCGATCGCGGCCGCCAGCGCCGCGCCGCTGGTATCGATCCAGATCGGCCGGCCGGCCGCGCGAAGCGTGCGCACCAGCGCACCGTAATCGCCTGGGGCCGAGCCGGGCGGCAGGCTACCGCTCAGGCAGACCGCCGCCGCGTCGCTGGCGGCGCGCGCCACCTGGGCAGTCAGGCGTAGCCAATCGGCTGGCGCGACATGCGGGCCAACCTCGTTGATCACAGTTGCGTCGTGGCCGGCCTGATCGACCAGGATGGTGCATGTGCGCGTCTCGCCATCGATCCAGGTCCACGCGCCGGGCAGCTGCTCGTGTTCGGCCAGCCGCGCCACCAGCCGCCCGCTATCGCCGCCCAGGAAGCCGGCGCAGATCACAGGCTGGCCGAGCGTGCGCGCCACGCGGGCCACGTTCAGGCCCTTGCCGCCGGCTGCGATATGCGCGTGCTTGGCGCGTAGCACCGCGCCGAGCACGATCTGCGGCAGCTCGAGCGTGCGGTCGATCGCCGGGTTGGGGGTGACACACAGGATCATAGCGCCTCGCGTGCCTCGGCCAGCGTGGGCTGGGCCGTAGTGCCGCCGGCCGCACGAGTCGAGAGCGAGCCGCAGGCACAGGCCAGCCGCAGGGTTTCCTCAAGCCCCCAGCCCTGCACGAAGCCATACACGAACCCGGCGTCGAACGAGTCGCCTGCGCCGGTGGTGTCGGCCACCGGCACTGGCAGTGCCGGCGCGCGCACGATGGTATGGCCCTGGCGCGCCACACCGCCGCGCGCACCCAGCTTCACGCCGATCAGCGGCACGCGCCCGGCCAGCCGCCCAAGCGCAACCTCGACATCGGCGCTG
The sequence above is drawn from the Candidatus Kouleothrix ribensis genome and encodes:
- a CDS encoding TIGR03663 family protein, yielding MSAIPRENREYAAPKLLDRALDTSWLNLELVAFGLLVLLSIIVHLWALGHMAMHHDESVTSWTSWRYYTGASGFNCAGGRVAPSYCYDPVYHGPAYYVLSLFSFFLFGDGEAQARLPEALAGILLTISAWMLRPYFGRSGTLIAGALLTFAPTLLYFTRFSRHDALILLWAFWMVIGVFRYIDSARPRYLYLFAAATALAMATHELYYILFFLFGSFLLIRVASERLPRRQLLIGLAVALAVGLVLMIMNPPITAQLRGGGIGLLFSVVLGMALLMLRVWPDEPRFSDRIAALWNAERYVLWTALGILVALFVLLFSNFFTDVRGVLDGLYQGLAYWLGSQHEYARGKQPWYYYLMLLPVYEPVALLGSLGAASLLFAWGRERLAALLWMIVGALVIYGAGLFGGLGMLISLALIGLVVYLFVSGWWRGPIAAPARATVAGPSDADALDDEPAGADDADEAAEPAVPPQPAPLFPLFLAFWFVGALVAFSWAGEKMPWLVTHIALPGNLLAAWAIGRMIDALDWRALPGRLAGLIPAALVLALVAVSVALWRIGSAGEGQAGQAAMLQAIVPLLIAGLLIFGLLSIGQQVGGRATRIICALTLFGLLAAYSVRASWMVVYDHPDTPVELLVYVQSPPDVPLIVGELRTLAINLTRNRRTPEDPTGGHTMPVIMDAGDENSEGSLAWPYQWYLRDFQRIESRKADVFQNATADSFLVPVDRNQPDGEKEFAPVVMVYVPHITDATRTALEENYVKRYDSKLNWYFPEGDLSGCDPRQAGYKRFYYNSSTIAQAKADTQCQNLDVATLPYEPFYAPLLWPFRPENFNTVKDYLLYRQLPDPLQVYGREMQVWVRKDLVASSAEVGATSNAGAVKLVAEQVIGSPGSGDGQLSDPRGIAVDAQGNLYVADTGNQRIEVFDAQGVPKFAVGSLGSGAGQFNEPRGLAVDAQGNIYVADTWNARVVKLDSTGKFLKSWGTGNDIGNGRSAMMTDGSEAGNNAAPLGFYGPRGVAVDAQGTIYVADTGNKRVVATDSEGTYLYQWGHAGNEPGAFNEPIGIAVDAQGDVYVADTWNGRVQVFGRDSSGKVVATPKATWRVPGWQPNTYDDPYIAASSDGQVFVSIPNRDQVLYATVTGEQLLRWGGKGNDFASLTLPSGVAVGSDGMVYVVDRGNNRVMHFKLPASGR
- a CDS encoding AAA family ATPase; amino-acid sequence: MADDLRIRTLGPLTLERGAQVLPERIWRSRQERRLLGILLSARGRKVSTDRLIGWLWPDADHGAAATTLRSTVSALRHMLEPASGRASSRYILTRPGGYAWNSAGGAWIDAEALLALLDARDPRGDDQAVQAIEQALALYQGEFLADEPDAAWAGPLRELLHERVLTALHDLAELRLARGEYDAAIVLARRGLEHDHLREPLYRTLMLAQSRAGDLSGALQTYERCRRALDDELGAAPSAQTRALHAALLRDEADSEARAPKPGPVAARPPILPAAVSPFVGRADELATLRGWIAALDQRGGGVLAVVGEAGIGKTRLIDEALHSSRADTLTIALRCTTLERGLPFAPLSEALRSLLRAAPADLLRRLPPVALAQVADLLPVLRERLPDLPTLASVRPGEGRNYLLDGLVDVALALARERPLIVWCDDAQWADEATLAVLGRLARRAPRRALLVILAYRSEELVENTALHQLLRTLGREMSLHPLVLGRLAERDVAELLAGLAHTAPERVAHLSPRLSAASGGNPLFLAVALQSLVESHGAQSLAALLPALGAGAPLPDLASAPPLRDLVLARIDRLPGPARELLEQLAVIGRPASLDLIEQIAGAPALAAAQILLERQFVVETADGRLEFGHDLVRSIVSATLSSPQRRLVHRRAALAIAALHGSAPGGAAELAFHFEQAGRGAEAEVLRYAIAAGEHARRSFGYRAALAHYDTALLAADRLGSRAEADAVRRAFAGRLLMLEALLDWDGVLATSAQYERWAGQHPGVPPLLAPRRLSVLRALMGDLAGAAALSSQHVRRQADTPAALADLQQRTAIILQPVVAEDAGKQKPSAAGAFIPFRLAAPPPGTPAADLPELLGAEEAALALFQVGWATLMQGLLPAAEPCLLQAYELARDTSQAAVAVISALQLAHLNALRGDHTATEHWMSDSLDTAQRAPEAAWASIWPQIHQAFLLLLDDQFAAAHARFEHMDAQLRDLPTFQSHRASVEVGLGLLDMAAGNLVRAQARLQAALTTPQLLYGFVYAAAQHGLARITALRGDLPEARARLAHALGYSARRQLLPEYVRTAIEIARIERDFGDPTPALPLLRYAAGLAATAGFTPLAAAAQALLARLGG